GGCGCATGCAATTCAAAGACGCCCAAGAAATGAATTATCAAGAGTATTGTAGAAGGGGAGACAAATTCAGCGTGAGGGTTTTTCCTGAAGAATCTTAGAAGTTACTCCGCAGAGTAAcatttctctcatttatttttcctaCGCCACATTACACAAATTCTTTTCGCGGTAACCCAAATTACAAACATTTGAAGAAACCACTCATGCAGGCCCGGTGataatctataatatttttttcgttaaactattttaattcaaacttCATAatgtattaaattgattgaatattTATAGGGTACGCATACACAAAGAAGATGCACTAGCAGCATATTGGGGACATATCCGTGCGAATAAGTCAAGTGCACCTGAATAACTTGATCAGTTACccaaacaatatatatttgGTACAGTACTTCGATGAGGGGAAACATTGGGGACATATAACTACAAATTTGTTTGAGTTGGTCAATTTCATGTTCAAattgtcaatgtcatcagaGGAGACGTACTTCAAgaccacaattttttttgctaTTAGAGGCCAACAAACCCACCCAGGCAATGATCAACTCCAACTCGCAGTATTTCGAAGTTGTCTCGGAGGCCATGAATAGTTATCAACAATAATCAAATACACACATTGTTAACGAATTCGACAAACATAACCACACATTCTTTATAACAGAGACCCAAGTCCCACTTCAAACACTCAAACCACCTGAAAGGTTTAGGGTCATGTTACAATCCCAAAATTATGATTGTAGTGAATATCAGACTAAACACTTACCGTGTTCTCATGCAATGACTGCATGCAAATCTATTAATATTGATCCAATGAATTATGTGCAGACACTATTTGTACAAAACAACATTTTGGAAGTCTATGACAACTCCTTTGGTTTACAAACACATGAATTAACGTGGCAAAAATATGAAGGAGATAAGTGGGGTCCGATTTCAATTCGCATTCCTTGTTGAGATGGAAGATGTGGAATCTGTCGACAACCCATAACAGAAAAAACTATCCCAACATACCTTCATCTTCAACCTTTCCTTAAacaaatattattgtttattttatttatgatgtaatatatttttgtacaaataaattgttaaacaaaaaatattatcatttttaaaaataaataaataatataaacaaaaaaattatatttaataaaataataatattaaaaaatttaattattttttaatgaaaatgatatttaaaaaacaagtgaattaatttaaaaaataataattttttaaaattaaaaaaaaatattttaaaaaaataaataaataaaaaaggaaacgaAACCAAGGAGGAGTTGGGTTCATCAACCCGACTTCTCTCCACACTTTAAAGAAAGGTTTAGTTTAGGAATTATTTTTGTTGGAGGTgtattttggaaaaaataagaagaaagaaagtgtagtgtagggaaaaagaaaaaacccaAATATATACCATTAAATCGGAAGTGTAGAGAGATGGGGAAAATAGGCAAATGTTGGATGCATCTCCAACAAAAGTCACCTATCTCGCAAACTTTCACCTCAACTTGCTAGTGACATAGTTAGCTATTTTGTACCAATTGAAAATGATTACTACCACTCTGTAAGTGTCATATAAGCTATCATAGCCGAACCAAACCTAGTCGTAGTCAAATGTGATTCATAGACGAAGAGAGATAGCAAATATTTTGATCTTAACCTAGTAACTGGGTTCCACAAATAAAACgggtattttttatatgaaggtAATGCTAATGCATGATTAAATGGCAGCATATGTGCATTAGAAGGGCTATCACCAGCAACATAACAGATCAACCCATTACAGGAACCAATAATGTGATGCTCCTTGGATGGCTGAACAATGGTACCGGTGGATCTTAAATAAGGTGCTGGCATTTTTCTGTTACCTCTGAAGATGCAATTTCACGAAGCTTGCATGGGAGGTCAAGGATTTTAAGGACTTGGACACACACCTGAATCGAACTAGAGATTCACAGGAAGCCATGTCACGATTTCAACAATGAGGTCCATACAAAGGATTGACAGCGGCAATGGCGGCTGCTGCGTCATATTGTGACAATTCTGGTTTTTGGTTATATTTGCCATGCAATTTGAACTGCTTGTTCCTTTGAGGCGAGCATGTTCTTATATTAATGAGTATTAGATTCTTGCTTCCATCTCTGTGTCAGTTATTGAATATTGATTGTGGGAACCCATGTGTGCGATTTCGTGGCAAAAAGATTGGATTGGTGCGAAGGAGGGAATTATACAATTGAGTAAATTTTCAATTGGTTTTAGttaaaattccaaaatgataggttttttttattcattttttattattattcagaaATGATAGGTTATTCAAATAGATATAGATAATTCATCCTCAAAAATAGATATAGATAATTCTCAAACATTTGACATTAACATATTACTTGTTTAGTCGCAATCAAACATTTGAACTTCAGACAAGGACTCAATTACGACCTTGGGGCAATTTTCATACTGTCCCTAACGCGAATAATATCTTGCTAATCATATATGAATTGTGATAGAACAAATCAGGAGAGAAGAATCCTACCACACCAGAGTTTTGAAACGAAAACTAAACCACAATAAGATTATTTCAATTGCTAACATGGTGAAACACTACGTTCCCAGTCAGATGATGCGCAAGGAAATTAGATGCATTTCTTACTATTGATATCATACTATGACAAAGAACATACAGACCTTACAACATTTTGCATCAATTGACTAGGTTGTTAATAGAGCAGCGCATGCTAACCAACCAGCCAAGTgactttttccttttcaatggAAAACCAACCACACTGATTGGTCTGTCATTCCCAATGAACCTCCCTCAAATTATGTTGCTTTCTCAAAACCACCAGCTATCTGCATATGCAGCCATCCCGGCTGTGATCCTTGAGCATATCCCCTGGCCGGTTGTGATCCAAATATTATTCCGGCAAGGTCAAATGGCTGAGTGCCAACCTGAACCAACAAAATAGCTGATCAAAATCACAGTATTATGAAAATAAACAGTCCCAAAAAACAATGATGTGTTAAAGATATGTTCTAGGTCTAGCTAACAATACTTAGACGAACATATTGCCCCAAGAACATCACACTCTATGATTCAATGAAATCCATGCGAGTCTTAGCCCCGATTTAGTTCATCCTACATAACATAGATTTGACTCGATCATAAAGAATGTGTTGAGAAGAGTGAGTCAAAGAGAGCataactagctcttttcttgtCCCAATTGAGATTACtttcaatgaataaaaaaagcCATGCTGCATTTGCACCTAGAGGTATATTTGTACAAGTATAAACGAAAAAgtgtaagtaaaaaaaaaaaatgatcgtAGAATAAATTTGAAGCCAAAAGTAGTAAATTCATTATTGGCTCACATTACTTGCATAGAAAAGTTAATTTTGCTGTCACTTGGAAAAGCTCATTAGGCATCTTCACTGATTGACTTTTTTTGGCATAATTCATTTTGTAGTTAATTCAttagaaaaaaactaattttatttttctcttaatcttTCAAATAACACATGCCAAAAGACCATAGATAAGTAACCAGTTTGCAAGAATCTCTAAATTCTTTGGGAAGgaaaatcaatattaataacGAGAATAGAAAATTTCATGAATGATGCAGAAAACTGTGCAGAAATCATACACAAAAAATGGACAGTAAAAGCCAAagatataattcatgagcagcaACACCAGATAAACATGAATCCCAAGGAAGTTAGCAATTAGTAAACCAAGATGCAGATCTGCTGTGCAGGATAGTGAGAGCTTGCAGAACATTTTCTAGAATCAAGTAAATATACTTAGATACTTGACAACAGGATTCACTTGAGCTGAGGATTCATGCATCTCTGTACAATGATACATGTAGATCACTGTATAGTGATAATGATAATTTACATTTACATGAAACCAATCTGGATGACAATCAACAAGGTCAAAGGACTATGGGTTCACAGAATTCACAAAAAGATTCAACTCATTTTCTTAAGTCTCTTCTACTCGGGAGGCTTTTAGACACCCAAAAAAGTTTGCAATGTTTGGATAACTTACAATAACTGCCACCCGTGCTGGAATCAGACATTCAAAATCACAATTTCAAATTGATCCGGTGCTGTTGCATCATTATATTCTTTTGGTTGGAAAATGAATTTTACCATATCATTGCAATTTCTATCAatcttaataatttatgttttgttttcccACTACCTTTATTCTTTCCTTATCCATGTACGATACACATCATAGCTTGCATCGATGTACACCAAACCAGCACTGGGCATTTCCTGGGTATTCTAAAACGCCAATAATACCCCACCATGTAACATTTTGCTTAAGATTTTCTAAATGGAATGAATTATGAACGGCTTTGGCGTTAGATTAGCATACTTATGTCAATGCACTTACTTCTTTTGAAGGAAAACATTCAATAGTAGGGCTCATGCTCAATCTCGAATTAACTGCCTCAAGCTTCATAGAAAGGAactgcaaaaaaacaaaaaacaaaaaaaagttattttgcaCAGAATTAGTGTATCAAATCATTCAAAATCATGTCAAAATATTTAGATAGACGTTCACATGTTTGGTCTcatatttagaaattaattttgagtcGAAAATCGATTATGAATTAAAgcaatttaaagtattttttgtgttggattaaaagttttatatcgattttcatttctaatttttgaaataaaaacataaatcatttcacttttaaaatttattttaatcaacatcaatttcattaaaaaaaaatcagttaattttgtaaaagttgTTCAGCTAAGCACACAATTAGATTCATTTCAGTGGCGGAGGATAAAAGCAGGAAAGAGCATTGAGAGACAGAACAGAAGGATGGATGAAGAAGATACCCACCTCAACCTGATGCTGCAGTGACTggatataattaattatctcatccagcacaagtgcTTTACCAATTACCTAAACGGAAAAATTACACAATAACACGAAacgaaacaaataattaaataaaaatggaataaaatttaGCACCGAAGAAACTGAAATATCATGTTTAGTTATACCTTGTTGCAGCCGGGAActatatcttgaagaattttcaTCCTCTCACTGATCTTTTCTCTCCTAGCCTGCCAAAACAAGTGTAAACAACACTCTTTCAAAGGTCATTGAAGAtatgaagagaaagagagagagagagagaggtgaaTTGTGAATTACTCTCTCAGCGAGACTGTGGCTATCGGTGGCTTGGCCTCTTCTAGCTCGCACGTGTATATAGTCTTGCTTAGGTGGCTGCTCGGAAGAACTAGGTTTCGCCGTTTGTTCGGGTAACTTGTTACCGGCTACTGAAGTCGCGTCCACTTCACCCGCCTTCAAGGCACCGTTTTGATCCTGGGATCCTGATCCTGATGATTTGATATGTTTATTGCTGCCACAATCAGTCTGTTCGAATCCCAAACAGAAGAGGGTGTGAGAAATGGATTAGAAATAATTGAAATGGTGGAAATGAAGAGAGAAAGAGGAAAGAACCGAGGGGGAGAGGTGTCTCTTGTTACTGGGAGTGTGGTCTGTGGGAAAATGAGAGGGCCAAATCTCGGACAAGGAAGGGTTAGCGGAAGAGAATGTGGAGTCGTTGATGAGAGGAGGTTCCATTGAGATTCATTCAATTAGGCAATTAGCTAAGCTACTACCAttgttttgttgggtttcttcGTTTTCGTAATTGATTTAATAATGAGTTGCCAATTCAGATATGACGATGGATGTGTGAGTGTGAAAGGTTAGTTTCCGATATTTTCTGCCTCGGCCCGGACTGGGAGTGGGAGCACTGAACAGCAAAGGCAAAGGCAAAGGCTGTGTGTGACTGTGGCCTACTGCGCCTACCGTGCTACTTAACTATTTCTTCCCACTTTTATCTCATCCCATCCTCctatcttttttaaaacaaatattttacgTGTCATATTCTACCCCTTTCCTTTCATGCacgaattaatttaattcaaattaaataactcttttttattttattttatgaaaggtATTATATGATTTAATTTGTTGGCTCTCTTCCTTGTATTCCCAAttattaagatatatatatatatatatatatatatatatatatatgatgggtTAGATTATGATCAATGTTTcttataagatttaaattaatttgtttgagTAGGTTTGATTTAGTGTATATTTGATTTGTAGTTGAAATTATTGtgacaaatattttaatataaatctaacgtgtaaaaataattaacacaaaataaataagattgtTGGTGGGTTGGTTTCAAtcgatttttattaaatttaggattcaattcaatcaaatttgatcggtttagttttcataatttttttttggaatttaaCCAAACTCATTCATGATCGATTTGATTTGGTTCAGGTCAACGAGTTactcatttaaatttgattttttttcttagaattattgttttatatcatgatttatctaaatattcaatataattaacacaatattatcaaatgtctgaaaataataaaattgattcatttaatatcataaaaaataatattctaaaatagactaatacaaattaaaataaaaaattctttaacgAGATTTGctataataatttgaatcacaactatttcctataaattaatttcttacaataaattttattctaaccAGATTTGTTGCAACCAgatttaataaaacaaataaataaaatataatccattaatattataaacataataaaaaaaataaatataaaaaagttaaacaaataacaatgtaCTTGAGAGTAATATCTTAAAAAGTTTCACGGTTGTCGTTCCAACACTTGCAATCCCAATGTTAATCTAAAAATTTTGATTGGTTTGATTCAGTTTTGATCGGATCTATAAATCTAAATATGTGATCCAACCCGTACATGAACAGTTTTAATCGATTCGGTTTGATTTGGActcaaatacataaataatcTAACCCAAAGTGTTCAAATCGATCTAAGTTAATTCAGATTCGTAGGTAACTCATAACAGTGAAAATTCCTAAAAATAAAGATGATAATCCGtctaataaaattacttttacttTAAACATAACCTTACAATCGTAAGACAACACATGCTCTTAGTTTGTGCCTACCTAAcacattattaaaaattatccgaTTGAAAAAGTCTCTAAAATTGTTGTCACCCTAGATAGAATGAGTGTACTCACATGGCGGGGTAATCCTGAGCAAAAGGAAAAATGTTGAAGTTCCACATGAAGTAAAATTACTGTCAAGATAAACTATATAAATGGAAGTGTAGGCATGAGTGTCGAATAGCTTTGACTTATTTTTTGCATTCATGACTTTCTTCCTGGCTTCTTCTCTTTGAATCGTAGAGCAGACAAACAATAATGACAGGAGTTCCGGGGACATAAGAATATGACTATGAAGATCTTCATATTCAGGACCAGGACTTGCTAGCAATTGGAAAATTTTGTCTTCTTCAACACATTTACAAAGTATAGCAGCATCAACAGTGTGTGGACGGTGCACCTCAAGTTCATTCCACCTTCTTTTTAGATTGCCAAGTAATTGAACAAAGGGTTTACCTGATTGTTGCAAGTTGACAATGTCTTGTTGGAGTTCAAAGATGCGAGCAGAGTTATATTGTTGACCATACATATCACGAACTGTGGTCCATAGTTGCGTAGCAGAATCTGAATAGCTGAAAATCTCAGCAAGATGTGGGCTCATGGAATTAAGAATCCATGATCGCACTTTTTGGTCTTTGGACAACCATGATTCATGATAAGGAGATGCTTCATCTGGAGGAGAACTATTCTCATCAATGAAACTCAATTTAGATCTTCCACCAAGAGCAAGAGTTATGGCTTTTGACCAAGGAAGGTAATTGAACTCATTTAGTACAACAGAGCTCAATCATTGATTAGGATTAGACTCAAATTCTATTCCAACAGCCACACTAGTGGAACCTGTAGCTACTGCAAAAGGCACACCAGGAAAACTTGTAGCTCCTGAAGGCAATATATGCGAAGAAGAATGATCTTCTGCCATAGTTtggcaagaagaaaaaaaatcaaacaaaaggaACAACCCCTCTTGATACATGAGAATTTAAATACTGTGTCATGCTTTTAGACATGTATTCTGTGCCATTACCAGAACGAAGGATTTGGATTTTGCTGGAAAATTGTTTTAAGACAAGCATGTGAAAAACCTTAAAAACATCCATAACCTCTTCTTAATATTTGATCACTCGCACGTGTCCATTGTTGCAAACAATGGGAAATGTATGTTAAGATGTTTCTTATTGTCCAAATAATTTACATAGTTTATAACTTTTTACCTATCATTTATGTTAATGTACAGAGTGAATTATTGCCCTCCCATGCTCgggtcaataaaaaaatattgattcaatTGTTGATGAGATAAATTGCACTTAATCGAAAGTTTATGAcaacatataatatattaaatgttaTGATGAATGTCTTGATTGTTACCTTACCTAAGATATCTCCAAAATTAGCCTTATGTATTTATgtt
This region of Glycine soja cultivar W05 chromosome 17, ASM419377v2, whole genome shotgun sequence genomic DNA includes:
- the LOC114394229 gene encoding transcription factor bHLH79-like — protein: MEPPLINDSTFSSANPSLSEIWPSHFPTDHTPSNKRHLSPSTDCGSNKHIKSSGSGSQDQNGALKAGEVDATSVAGNKLPEQTAKPSSSEQPPKQDYIHVRARRGQATDSHSLAERARREKISERMKILQDIVPGCNKVIGKALVLDEIINYIQSLQHQVEFLSMKLEAVNSRLSMSPTIECFPSKEVGTQPFDLAGIIFGSQPARGYAQGSQPGWLHMQIAGGFEKAT